The Heyndrickxia vini genome contains a region encoding:
- a CDS encoding YdeI/OmpD-associated family protein gives MENSRKNRKVDGFLKKAKKWKEEFEALRNIVLDCELTEDIKWMHPCYMFENKNIVLIHGFKEYCALLFHKGALLKDPHMILIQQTENVQAARQIRFTNVQEIIEMETILKEYINEAIEVEKAGLKVNYKKKTEFSIPEELQNKFDEIPALKTAFEALTPGRQRAYIRYFAEAKQSKTRVSRIEKYTQKILDGKGLND, from the coding sequence ATGGAAAATAGTAGAAAAAATCGTAAGGTTGATGGATTTCTAAAAAAGGCAAAAAAGTGGAAGGAAGAATTTGAGGCGTTACGAAATATCGTTCTTGACTGCGAGCTGACAGAAGATATTAAGTGGATGCATCCTTGTTACATGTTTGAGAATAAAAACATCGTTTTGATTCATGGATTTAAAGAATATTGTGCACTCTTGTTTCACAAAGGTGCCTTGTTAAAGGATCCCCATATGATACTGATCCAACAAACGGAGAATGTGCAGGCAGCGCGCCAGATTCGGTTCACCAATGTACAAGAAATAATTGAAATGGAAACCATCTTGAAAGAATATATTAATGAAGCGATCGAAGTAGAAAAAGCTGGTTTGAAAGTAAATTATAAAAAGAAAACGGAATTCAGTATTCCTGAAGAACTTCAAAATAAATTCGATGAAATCCCTGCCTTGAAAACCGCTTTTGAAGCATTAACGCCGGGGCGGCAAAGAGCATACATTCGTTATTTTGCTGAAGCAAAGCAATCCAAAACTAGAGTGTCAAGGATTGAAAAATATACACAGAAAATTCTCGACGGAAAAGGATTAAATGATTAG